From a region of the Neodiprion fabricii isolate iyNeoFabr1 chromosome 7, iyNeoFabr1.1, whole genome shotgun sequence genome:
- the LOC124186677 gene encoding uncharacterized protein LOC124186677 translates to MERNEEDFSVAEDVEESVRRSAKSDTGRVETFRKRKRNHRSPTTSESEHSDDLRRRKHGRRRYRKRQARLEGENLRLLALLSRRERVPMDLIKFDPKTTDANGWVKMVDEWIRRYNPDDYEIVQHLAKAFKDEAAQWFTGMDPSGKSWVEIRSEFLSAYAKNKNVASELPTIWMEDAEFTLENFMKKGRKLKAWLNERKTVDETATQLTGLSYSAQNRFVRNIFVRESPKSLQEAMAYLDGRTTDFHEPRESSRAPGPHTKTLAPRDGKSHRFDIECYNCGRKGHRKAECRSALQTQHGSYSRVIKELDGRGLGSKKPITCYNCKEEGHIAPSCPKKNEKVVRLCHSTSTENTLKLADGKVLTFIFDSGSDCSLVTESLAERLPGKRQVVCMRLRGLGNGYVDCREMISVCAELNSINVGIDLYVVPDESLSTKIILGKELLANGISVTLDGTIVKFAKLHKFVGACVATTNFDTVDCDVEEMRESLLKLLRLHAEHMSVDTPRIRVTSGSFEIRLKDENKIVQRRPYKLGILERESVRHMVNKMLEAGIVRESRSPFSSPIILVKKKDGSDRLCVDFRELNANTVADRYPLPLIQDQLDRLCGAYYFSSLDRTAGFHQIPVKENSIEKLAFITPDGQFEYLTMPFGLMNAPAVYQRAINNALGELRYSFAIVYLDDVLILGRTAQEALDRLAVVMARLAEKGFSFNF, encoded by the coding sequence ATGGAACGAAACGAGGAAGATTTCAGTGTGGCAGAAGATGTAGAAGAAAGTGTGAGGAGAAGTGCAAAGAGTGACACAGGCAGAGTAGAAACttttcgaaaacgaaaaagaaatcacCGATCCCCGACGACATCGGAATCTGAACATTCCGATGATTTGCGAAGAAGGAAGCACGGAAGACGTAGGTACAGAAAACGTCAGGCAAGATTGGAGGGGGAAAATCTGCGACTGCTTGCACTGCTTTCCAGACGAGAACGTGTTCCGATGGATCTCATCAAATTTGATCCGAAAACGACTGACGCGAATGGTTGGGTGAAAATGGTTGACGAGTGGATTCGCCGTTATAATCCTGATGATTATGAAATTGTCCAGCATTTGGCGAAAGCATTTAAAGACGAAGCGGCACAGTGGTTCACTGGTATGGATCCCTCAGGAAAAAGCTGGGTAGAAATACGTTCTGAGTTTTTAAGTGCGTATGCTAAAAATAAGAACGTTGCATCGGAGCTGCCCACGATTTGGATGGAAGACGCAGAGTTTACActagaaaattttatgaagaaagggagaaaattAAAAGCGTGGCTCAACGAGAGAAAAACGGTGGACGAGACTGCAACTCAACTTACGGGATTATCATATTCGGCGCAAAATAGATTTGTTCGCAACATCTTTGTGCGAGAATCTCCTAAAAGCCTACAAGAAGCGATGGCGTACCTTGATGGACGAACGACCGACTTCCATGAACCGCGTGAATCCTCCAGAGCCCCTGGTCCACATACTAAGACTTTGGCGCCGCGAGATGGCAAATCGCACCGTTTTGACATCGAGTGCTACAATTGTGGAAGAAAAGGACATCGAAAGGCCGAATGTCGATCAGCTCTGCAGACACAGCATGGCAGTTACTCACGGGTCATCAAGGAACTGGACGGTAGAGGTTTGGGGTCAAAGAAGCCGATAACCTGCTACAACTGTAAGGAAGAGGGACACATTGCCCCGAGTTGCCCTAAGAAGAATGAGAAGGTAGTGAGGCTTTGTCATTCTACCTCCACTGAGAATACTCTGAAGCTTGCTGACGGTAAGGTGTTGACGTTCATCTTTGACTCTGGTTCGGACTGTTCTCTTGTAACAGAGAGTTTGGCGGAGAGGTTGCCTGGTAAAAGACAAGTCGTTTGTATGCGTTTGAGGGGCTTAGGAAATGGGTATGTGGATTGCCGTGAGATGATCTCAGTGTGTGCAGAGTTGAATAGCATCAATGTTGGAATTGATTTATATGTAGTACCGGACGAAAGTTTGTccacaaaaataattctggGTAAAGAATTATTAGCAAATGGTATCTCAGTCACATTAGATGGAACCATagttaaatttgcaaaattacacAAGTTTGTTGGTGCGTGTGTTGCAACTACTAATTTTGATACTGTAGATTGCGATGTGGAAGAGATGAGAGAATcacttttgaaattgttaaGACTGCACGCGGAACATATGAGTGTTGATACTCCTAGGATTCGTGTAACATCTGGCAGCTTTGAGATTAGactgaaagatgaaaataaaattgtacagcGAAGACCTTATAAGCTAGGAATTTTAGAGCGTGAGAGTGTTAGACATatggtaaataaaatgctTGAGGCAGGAATCGTTCGAGAAAGCAGGAGTCCGTTTTCTAGTCCAATTATCTTAGTTAAGAAAAAGGATGGATCAGATAGATTGTGTGTGGATTTTCGGGAGTTAAACGCCAATACAGTAGCAGATCGTTATCCGCTACCGTTGATTCAAGATCAATTAGATCGACTGTGCGGTGCGTACTATTTCTCGTCATTAGATAGGACGGCAGGCTTTCATCAGATACctgtgaaagaaaattcaatagaAAAGCTTGCTTTTATTACACCGGACGGAcagtttgaatatttaacaatGCCATTCGGGCTAATGAATGCACCTGCCGTATATCAGAGAGCAATCAATAACGCTTTGGGTGAATTGAGATATTCTTTTGCGATTGTTTATTTGGATGATGTTCTTATACTCGGTAGAACTGCACAGGAAGCTTTGGATAGGTTGGCAGTCGTGATGGCAAGACTTGCGGAGAAaggattttcattcaatttttga